From one Desulfuromonas thiophila genomic stretch:
- a CDS encoding AAA family ATPase, whose translation ASQGREVLRDLYTTIKDSDEHVKFAFLTGVSKFSKVSVFSGLNNLKDISLNPTYATLCGYTQHDLETTFAAHLQGADMAQVRQWYNGYNFLGERVYNPFDILLFSKNDQRFKNYWFATGTPTFLIKLIRQNNFYLPQLDRLEVSEGLIDSFDIDNLQLVPLLFQTGYLSIKSVQPSLRGGQLFRLGFPNREVLLSFTDVLIHFLTEHQSERIRFQEQLYALLQAGDMAQLRDCLKALFAAIPYNNYVNNTISSYEGYYASVIYAYLASLGLDLTAEDVTSKGRIDLSLRLDNAIYLIEFKVDGGGKALEQIRQRNYQQKYQGQGKPIYLIGIDFDSAERNLTAFDWEQWG comes from the coding sequence GCCAGCCAGGGCCGCGAGGTGCTGCGCGATCTGTACACCACCATCAAGGACAGCGACGAACACGTCAAATTCGCCTTTCTCACCGGCGTCAGCAAATTCAGCAAGGTGTCGGTATTCAGCGGCCTCAACAACCTCAAAGACATCAGCCTCAACCCGACCTACGCCACCCTGTGCGGCTACACCCAGCACGACCTCGAAACCACCTTCGCCGCCCACCTGCAAGGCGCCGACATGGCCCAGGTGCGCCAGTGGTACAACGGCTACAACTTCCTCGGCGAACGGGTTTACAACCCCTTCGACATCCTGCTGTTCAGCAAAAACGACCAGCGCTTCAAAAACTACTGGTTCGCCACCGGCACGCCCACCTTTTTGATCAAGCTGATCCGCCAGAACAACTTCTACCTGCCCCAGCTAGACCGGCTGGAGGTCAGCGAAGGACTGATCGACAGCTTCGATATCGACAACCTTCAGCTGGTTCCCCTGCTGTTCCAGACCGGCTATCTCAGCATCAAGAGCGTGCAGCCCTCCTTGCGCGGCGGGCAACTGTTCCGGCTGGGCTTCCCCAACCGGGAGGTGCTGCTATCCTTCACCGATGTGCTGATCCACTTTCTCACCGAGCACCAGAGCGAACGCATCCGCTTTCAGGAACAGCTGTACGCCCTCTTGCAGGCGGGTGACATGGCGCAACTACGCGACTGCCTCAAGGCCCTGTTCGCCGCCATTCCCTACAACAACTACGTCAACAACACCATCAGCAGCTATGAAGGCTACTACGCCAGCGTCATCTACGCCTATCTGGCCAGCCTGGGGCTCGACCTCACCGCCGAGGATGTCACCAGCAAAGGCCGCATCGACCTGAGCCTGCGGCTCGACAACGCCATCTATCTCATCGAATTCAAGGTCGATGGTGGCGGCAAGGCCCTGGAGCAGATCAGGCAGCGCAACTATCAGCAGAAATATCAGGGCCAGGGTAAGCCCATTTACCTGATCGGCATCGACTTCGACAGCGCTGAACGCAACCTGACCGCGTTCGACTGGGAGCAGTGGGGCTGA